The Betta splendens chromosome 2, fBetSpl5.4, whole genome shotgun sequence nucleotide sequence ATCCTCCTGGCGTGTTAGAAAGATCTGAGCTTCACTTGCAGGTTCCTTGTTGCTTCCCATCAGGCAGGGCTGGACTATCTCTCGCAGATGGGAGTAGAAAGCTCTCACTGGGGCTCGCAAACGTCTGTTCAGCTCCTGGGTTGACGATAACAGTTATTTCTAAAGTGCCATCAGGTGCGTGCATCATGAAAAAACAATCTTTAAACCTATCTAAATAATAGATAATCTAAATTTAAacctaaatataaataaattgcaAGGACCCAAGTGTTTCCATAAAACTGTACCTGTGCTCGACTCTGGATGGCAGCCGACTCCATtctttcctcccacacacacttcatatCAGTCAGCAAGACATGGTACGCGGTGTCTCCAAACCAGCTCTTGGCGAGAAGATGGCAGCCGCTGATGTTCACAGGAAACCAGGGATGCTGGGAGAGGATGTCTGCGGGGATTCCTCCAAGCTCCATCATGAGACGGCCTAAAAcggaaaaactaaacaaaaagaaaaaaataacattggGGTGGCCTTCGAATAAAATATAAGCAGCTGTGTAAcagtaatattatataataaaaagaaataataaaaggagATACAAGCCTGgagatataaacacacacacacacacacacacacacacacacacacacacacacacacacacacacacacacacacacacacacacacacacacacacacacacacaaaaattatTCATTTATGTAGAGGGACTAGTATTTGAATAGTGAAAGAAGTTCCATTTGCATATTGCATATCAATGATATTAAATCCTTCAAATGCAAGCTGCTTCAAAAACGTCACATTAACAGAATGATTGGTTTATGTTTTGCACCAATATGTATTCAGATTACCAATGTAAATCCAATTTAAAGTGTTTCAATTGGATGTggctgtctgtttgtttatttattgtgaaAATACTGCACATACAACTGTTTATTTGAACAAgatgaaaagcagctgctttttttcctggtaatgtgttatgtttggaCGTACTGATATATCATCCACACAAAACTGTGGACCGAAACTTAACAAGTAAGTGAATTTCTGCTCTATAACTGAATGATCGCATTCGCATCAGTCACATGGAGCCTCTTAGGTTTTATTAATCGCTCACCGCCGAGGAATGCGTCCCTGCCTGCACGGAGGGAGACGTGTTAAAGCCGCTGCAGACGCCGTCCAGGCCGCATAATCACCCCCTTGCAGCGGACTGACCGCGGAGGCAGATCTGTGGCTCCGGCTCCTTCTAATGAGGCTGTTTTCGGGGAAAGAAACGAAAGATTTCTCGTCAGTCTTCATTTGGAAACACAGTGAGCATTTCGGAGGTTGACTCATCGCAATTTGGAAATGAAAAAAGCATCCCAGACCGGTCCCAACAACATGCCACCAAACAAAGCTTAACACGGACACGCTCAAAGAAAACCAGGGCTTCCTGTGGTCCTCAAGACACGACGAACTCATTCATTCAATCATTCATTCCATTCACAAATATGCGAATTGGCTTCCGTTTGCTATTTAAAGTTTGATAAGTCTCGGCACGTTCTTACATTGCATCATATTAGACTTAGACTAGTCTacgaaagaagaaaaaaaactacttaaataattaaacattaattaacaattactttGCAACTTCCCTTTATAGGTTTAGGTTGACAGTTCTAATCTCAGGTAACAAAAGTAAACAAGTGAAGCTGCGAAAGAAATTATGATTATGTCCATCATTTCGACACCGGCAATACATTATATCACACTAGAACGTAATACAATATAACATAAAATCAAGTATAAGTGTACCAGTACTTTAAAAATCCAGCAATAGCAAGAAGGATTTCAACACCCCACCGGATACGACGttttcgtcttcttcttctactgcttcttcttcttcttcttcttcctttgaTTGATTGGCGGTTGGCAACCACCCGAAAGAGCGTTGGCGCCACCTATTGTAACAGACTGGAGCGTGCCTTAAAAAAACATTCCTGTCCATTGAACccattttcttcacatacacaACAAAGGATTTACGTAACACAGGTTGGCCTCTCTATTACTTTggttcctttgtttttttcGATAGAAGAAAGACAGGGTCCACATGAATGCAGTCTAACACCATGTTTGACAGTTTCTGGTTGTTATAATAAACAATGTCCTAATGTCCTGTCTCAACCAGCTTCTTTGTGAACTATGTAGATGTTTCCTGGTGTAACTTAAAACACAATATTCTGGCCATACTGTGTACATAgataggttttatttttatatctgcttcagcttcatgcGGGTAAATTTACCTTCTCTATTTAAATTGTTGTTATGGGGGAGTGGTCTCTGCCCACAGGTTAAAACATCCCAAATTGTATTGCATGCCAGTTCACAGGATGTTATTGTTATCAGTTGATGCACTTCCATTTAATATTTCTTCGAGTTTCCCATCACAGTCCTTTGATCTTCCTTTTATTTGTGCTGAGCAATATTATGAAATctactgaaaataaaataaaggcacTTCTCCCTGCgctcagtgtgtccaacatgacAGATGTAACATTACATAAATATGTAAACAGATAAGCTTGTAGCTtaataaactaaaacattgtGGTTTAAAGCACAGAGAATAGACAAGGAAACTCCCACaaccataaaaataatgacttaAAATGCTTTagtaatttaaatgaaaaaagaaactcTACAATGCTGCAATATCCATTCATAAAAGGATCACGTTATAAACTCTTTCAAATACACAGCAATCACAAAAGTGCAAATGTGCTCAATGTCACAATAAATAACAGTTTTTCATCCTATcagtttaaaaacacacacacgctggggcTCAAGAACTGGTTAGAAGACATGTCACTCAACAACCAAACAGACAGTTTGGTGTCATATGTGAAGGAATATGAGAAAAGTAATCAGGATTTAAAACTgctgttacaaaataaaataattaatataatgGCCTCTAATGTGAAACAGCTCCATTCAGGGAAACAGAAAATGTCTAAAGAAATGTTGGACTGCATGTTATAAACTGTGTCTTCTCTCTTCAGTTGCtgagcttctccctctctgttcctTTCTACACACATTGAACTTGGGGCTTGGGGATGTTCCCAGATTGCAGTGCATTGTCATcttttgttgtctgttgttCTACTCTCTTCACGCCAACctgtcaaggcagatggctgcccaccaTGAGCCTGGTTCTGTAAAAAagtctcctggtgctgctcaagTGGACATTTGGGGATTTTCTCTATATCTTtacagttgtgttgttgttttctgtagTTTGTAAATTGACATGAGACAACTGTTGCTCTGACTTGGCACCATATCAACTcagttgaactgaactgaaaataaTCTTGTTGCATGTGTAAGTTTAACCAAGGAAGCAAAACATATGTTGTATTCCATACAAGCCAAAGGCACCACTGAAGCTGATAAAGTACTAAGTaacatacaaaacaaactaaatatgATTAAGtgttttaaagacattttaagTTCACTTTTAAGGGGCTGTTAAGCCCATTGGAGCTTAGAAGCTGCTTGGACGGATCAACATGGGCCAATTAAATCAAACTGTTTACACGCAGTAAACGTGGAGCCTCGTAATAATTTCTAGTTATGGTTCTGACTGATTAATTTTTCCTTGTatagaaaaataatgttttgGTACTAATTCAAATTTAATAGTCCTGAAAAAGATACTTACAAATGAAAATGTGTACAAATCCGCAGtgcttttagtgtgtttttacacagacacacaacaggctCTGGAGTGATCCCCTGCAGACCTACACTTCTGAGGGGAACTCTATGTGCTGCATTGATCAAATGTCTTAAGGCAACCGTGGCCACCTGAGAATGAGGCTACTGTGGTCACACAATGGTGCAGGTCCCTGAGTGAGACTGCTGATGGGCTCTGTTAGACTTGATGCTTCTGTTCCTGCTGGGAGTGTGGGGCAGAGGCTCGCGCTGGCCAGCTGCATTACCTCTGACCGTGCCCTCTGCGTCTCTGGTCTGGTCTTTGCCTTTGGTTTGCCTTGGCTTGGTAAAAGACAAGCGTCTAAAAAGGAAGCGCTGAGAAGATGAGACCTTGTTAGCGGTTATACTGCAACATCAAGTTGGTTCTTGTTTATTTCAGGGCTGTTAACCTTGGTTTGTTTCGTGTACCATTTTAGAGCCTGATTGGCTGTTTGAGTCAGTGCCGTCCCTCCCATCAGTTGGATTGGGACTGCTTTCAGCGGTGGGCTGCTCGCTCATGTCAGCTGCAAGTGAGATCAGACAGTTTGTGTAGCAGTGCGTATATATGCatgcacggacgcacgcacgtaagtataacacacacacacacacatacattttttACATCATTTTGTCTATAACACAGAATATAAGAGTCATCATTGGCTGCTTTCCTGAGTCATGTTGCTGATTGAATCTCATTCATGTCACCTTGTTGCTCTCCGTCAGGCACAAGTTCTTCGTTCAGCCCCTCAGGCTTCTGCAGATGTGACATGTGAGGTTATTAATGGGACTTTTCAGTGTTAGTTCCTAATTGTGCTCTGTAGACTTACGGCACTCTGCCTCtcttctgctgctttctctgcaGAGTCTCTCAACATCACTGTCTCAGCTGAggtttgtttgtcttctgcttcctccacctcttgATTATTGTCCTCATCTTCATCTATTtctgcttcatcttcttcatcgtTGCCTTTGCTCCATctctaaataaacaaaattggacATGAAACAAATGCTATTACAATTTAGGACGGAGAGAGAAAAAATGgtactgtaaaataaagaaattcTGATTACAAGTATAGAATGATAtgacaaaacatgaaaaaaggatttaaatgttTCTACCTCAAATTAGCTTAACTGCTATGGGCTTCTTCTATTACTCTAAACACATTTTGACTTTTTTGAatgtaaatacaataaattTATTACAACACCTACACTGTCCACTTACGCATAAGAACCCACAATGACACCGGCCTCACAAAATACAACACATTTGTTCAGAGATGATTTGCACATTCTGGGCGCTTATGGGCTAAGACAGAAGCATACATTAGGAAAAATATCTTATTAGATAGCTACAAGGATAAACTGCTAAAATCAAGGCTAACACAATAGACAAGTAACTAGTAGAAATGTAACACAGGTACACAAGAAATTATAAGAtggatgtaataaaataaatgaactgtAAAAAGCACAGGAACATTAGTTTATTAAATCAATAGATTTTCTTTGGAGATACTATGGAGTTTCTATACTGAAACAAGGTCTTCGAATGAATGAATGGTTAGTTAATAGCCATGAAAATCAATCACCACCATTGCATGTGTTTCTTAAGCCACTCTTGGAGTAAAAATAGcaaatattttctattttaagtttttaacatttatttttaaacatcatTTGGAATCTGTAAAAATGTACTTGAACTGCAGATTTGTAGCTAAAACCAGATTCCTGATCCTACAGATTTCTTTCAGCTGTTTGTAGCTCACAGTCACGTTGCTTTTCTGTTTGACCTTCTAGTGTccactgctgtttgttgttaagCAATGTGCCTTTTTAGCAGCTTGGTGGGCAATGCCCTCTACAGGTTGACAGTTTTGTCCTGATGAGAAGTAGAAGGATGAAATAATCTGCTTTCTGTTTTGTCCTGTCTATCACTGTCCTTACCATGCTTACTCTTCCTCTATCCCCCAAGAACGCAAATAGATAAAAGAAAAGCATGCATTAGAGACGAAAAAATACATGCAtgtaacaaaacacagaaaatcatTCAACATTcatgatgaaataaaaaagaatgacagaaataaagacaaagaaaagaaagtaaCCTTCTGAACTGGAGACAGCGTGAGTGTTTTGTCCTCGGGGTCCACCTTCATCACATGTGTCTATTAAGATCATTAAAGCAGAAGTTACTGACCATAATTAACCAAAGTCTTATATGTCATCCTCATGGTTCTTTTCACGCATAGGTCAGATAAAGAGCAACGTCTGTCTCACCATGTTGAGGAAGTCTGTGGTTTCTCCCAGGTCTTTAATGCTGTCAGTGTCATTCAGGTCGTTCACAACACCATCTGTGTCACAGACTGTCTGCTCTGACCAGGaagaacacaacaacacagcatgtTATTCCCAGTGGTTCTGATTAAATCGGGGTTTATGATGTGCATCAGGACTTATAACACAGATAATAACTATATCAACAGGTCTACTAACACAGATACAGTGATGGACTACAAACTTGAAGGTTTGAAATTGAACTAATGCCATTGGTCTAAAAGGCAAATTAGGAGTTGGAGGTGAGGTGTTGTAGGTACCCTCATAGTTTGACTCTGCCTTCCCCTGTAGATGTGTGCTGTTGAGCCTCTCTCTGTGGTTTGGCTCAGGTGGAGGTCGTTTGAGTGGCACAGTCTGGTGCAAGACTGGCAGTGGTGGGTGGATGTATCCAGCTGTTGTGGAAGGAAGAGTATGGGACATGGCCCCAATATGGTCTGGAGATCGCTCCTGTATATGTGAATGACAAAGTTGGTAAGCCTGCGTAAGTGCGATGAGGAAAAATGTTGATTTATTATTAGCTTACAGACCCTCTCTCTCCGGCGAACCCGGGCGGAGGAGTCTCTCTGCAGGGTGGACGAGTCCACTGTGtttcccagcagctccacatatGGCTTCTCCAGGTAATCTTCCGTTGTGTCATCCTCTTCCAGAGTCACACGAGCACAGCTCAGATCCCTTCGCCGAGCCAGAACCACCATGTGACAGCCTCCGCACGAAGCCTGGCCACAAAACATATATGGCACCATTTaaagaaagtaaataaaaaacatataacatataacaaaaaaaaataaaaaacattttgtccatgATAATAGAAAACACCATTAACTCAAAAACAAGTTTATACCAAAGAATAAAAGCCTTACATATGAATTAAATAgaatatattcatttattattaatttacttATTTACATAAAGgaatgctgttgtgttgtgtacatgaaaatatataaaacacaaaactattaaagaaaagaagaaatataaaaatataaaataaaaactaataaaactaTAATACACATTTGATTTAACTGCAACAAAATGAAAAGTTATCATTATACAAACAAATGCTATTTTTCActtactgaaaaataaaaattacaatAATGCTTACCTGACTGGACTGTATCACATCATACCTCACTTGTTTTTTCTACCACATAAACAAACCTGCCCATAGAGACACCTACTGACTGAACGTTGAACTCAAGGAAGCGTGAACACAGCATTGGTTGGAACTGGTTGGTAAAATTCTCCTCTCCCAGACCCAGCTTCCCGTGTCTGCCGTCTCCGAACGTGTAGAGCAAACCACCATCTACAATGAGTAATATTAATTTGATCCAATTTAAAGAGAATCAGTCAACCgtgtatttattgttacttaCCAGTGATGACAGCGGTGTGATTCTCTCCACAGGACACCTGTCCGACCCGCCCCTTCCTGAAGTGTTCGACCCGTCGCGGCAGCCGAGACTCGAAAATGAACGTTCCATGACCGAGCTGCCCAAACTGACCCGATCCGAACGTGTAAACGCCATTATCTAGGTAAACACATATGATCATTGTACTGCAGATTATGTTAGAATGAGACACTTTTAGATTGATATACAAGAGTTAATACAAGAGgattcagtgttttctgtctaCATGTTTAACCTGTTAGTGCCACTGTGTGTCCGCCCCCACAGGCCACCTGTGTCACCGGCTCTTTGATGCTCTTCACCAGCTGAGGGACTCTGTGTCCTGGCAGCTGGTCGGTGCCCAGACCTAGTTTCCCACTGTCACGCTCACCAAACGTGTACAAAGCTCCAGCAACTGagacacaaaggaaaaacaTCTACAGATCAGCTTTTACCTTCCAGTCTCTATATGCTGCACCCTTGTATCTGCATTTCTATTCAATCACCTGTCACTAAGGCAGAGTGGTAATATCCGCAGGACACCCAGCTGATCGGTTGCCCCACGCTGAGCTCCTGTGGGAGGCAGGTGTGACTTTCCTTTCCCAAACCGATCTGACCCTCTGCATTGTCGCCCCACATGAATAGTTGACCGCTCTCTGTGTCACAAGGATTGTTCAGCAGTAAGAACATTTTCTACTCATTGCGTGTTAGTCATCCCAAACATATAAGCTACATAAGAACCTGTGAGGGCAGCTGAGGTGTTTGAACCAGCAGCGAGCATTCTGATTGGTCCACGGGAATTAAAGAAGTCAACTTTCTGAAACGTCGTCCTCTCCTCACAGTCGCCGAGCCCCAACTGACCCTCACCATTCCCACCTGAGGCGTACACGTTCCCCTGAGCTATAACAGGGAAAACAGAACGACAAACAGTGTTTGCAGTAGATGATTTTGAAATGTGTCTCTACCAGAATAAACACTGACCTGTGTAGATCACAGTGTGGTTTCTTCCACAGGCCACAAGCCGAACCTTCTCTGACTTCAGAGCTGaaatgatggaaaacaaaatTTATTACTTACTTCAAATTTGGAACTGTCGTCATCagataaaacaaataattgACACATCAAACAACCAATGGTCCAGTCTCACTCATTCATTGTCATACATTCTCAAGCCAGTCTCATCAATGGGTGTAGGTATAAGACCGTAGGGTGAAAGCTGGGACATATACTCTTAAATTCACTATTGTATGTACATGTAGACTGTAATCTTCTCAGGTTTATAATGCATCGATGGTAATATAtcttcattattatttcaaCATAAACTAAGGGGCAATAAGCTGATTAGATTTACAGTGTCCTTCAAAAGTCCCATAAATACCTGGGAACTCAAAATACAGTTTAAACTAAAGACAAAGCCAACAGACGAGTGGTTAATTTTGCGATGTGTTTAAACTCCACACCATGTCTGTTTTGAAtggatatatttttttcattttatgcaCCAAGTGCTgcgtttttttatattatattatgacagtttatttaaagaataaatcatcatcgtcatctgATCATGTCACCACATTCTTAATAAGACAGAACCCAGGTGGgtatacttttttattttttacagtcTACAGTAATTGTGAAATTTGAAGATGCGTTCCTATAAATAGTTTCCTGTCCAGGCTGAAGAGGGGACTTCACCTTATCTAAGAAAAGCCTTATGCCAGCTGTCAAAGACACCATTTACACACAATACCTCATTCACAGATGAAGGTGCACAATAGTACAGTAGCATAGAGTTAATTAAAGGCCAACCTTTGACACAGGTAGGCTTGTTGACGGTCAGCTTGGACCCCACACCGAGCTGGCCCCAGTTATTAATGCCGAACATGATTAGTTTTCCATCTTCTGTAGAGACAAATATAGTGGAATCTTCTTCACTGAAGCAAAATATGAATGTTACACACAAAACGTATTTGACTTATGAAACAGGATCAATCCAACACAAGCGGTTACAAAACAAATGTAGGAAACAAATGTCAACATGCACTGAAAGATAATATAAAAAGTGTCTTTTACTTGTTATTAAAGCGGTGTGTTCGTCTCCACAAGATATTTTCAGGGGAGCATCATTTTTAAGCCAGAATTTAGTTGGAATGTTGTCTGCAAACTTGCTCTTTCCAAAAGTAAAAGCTGCTCCAGAttctgaaagagaaagaagcaaGTTAAGAGAAACCATAgtgcaaaaagaaaataaacaaagagaAAACGGTCTTTTTGTTAACTGTGGTCCAGTTTCGCGGGACAAAAAAAGGTATTCTATTTTATTGGAGAATGGGAATTTGAAgccaacagaaaacaaattgtAAAATCTTATGAAGTATCCACAATCAAAAAAAATCTAGAGAAATATACACACCAACAAAATAATACATCGCTCACTTTTATAAAATAAGATATATACAAGAGTTTTATTTTGCACCAGTCGCTCAAGCAGCCGCTACCGTGAAGTAGCTAACCACATCGCTACTTAACTACCAATTAATTAAAAGCTAAAACGGTTAATAATGAGTCTTAAATGTTGAATGATGCGGTAGTTGTGGCTCCGACCTGGGATCTCGTCCTCGGTCTCCCCTGCCATCGCTGCGGGTCTTTAATCCGGTTTGCTCGGTACTCGGCGTGCTGCTGCCCCTGTTGTTTTCGAGTCTGACAACCCGGAAGTAAACATGACGTCTCCTAGGTTACGGCATGGAGGCCTTAAAGGGGCAAGACCGTGCTAACTTTAAAGCTACAATAACCAACATTTAACACTTTTTAAGAAATTAAGTGAAAATTTGACAGTTAATCTAATTTATCTCAGCTTCTCCAATTCAGTAGAATTGTCTGTGTCAACAGTCATATCCGGaccatccagacagatttgaccagCGTCATCGGCTGCTGTGTATTGTTGGTCTGACTGGAAGGTTGAGTGTAGAAAAAACGTTTGTATATCATAGTTGTGGAGAAATCAGaaggacacaggacacacacaaaaaatcagCTTCTTTATAGACCATTTCTAAATCATTCATTTGaactttttcctcctccatttccagtgttttgtaAAGATAGGTTCACCGAGTCAAAGTGAACTCTTTTTCTCATTCTGAAAAAAAGGGCAGAAGCATGAACAATGATTCAGTGAAGTGTTTTTCCTCCAATGTATAGTTTATAACTAATGATGAATTAGTTTTACATATAAATCACTATAAACAACACACTTGGCTTAGGTTCTGTACTCAAAGACACTTATAGGATCATTgacataaaaattaaatattgacaTGTTTACAAAAGGGACTGTGCAAAGTTATTCAATTCAAGTTCAATTCCAGTTATGTTGATTATTTGGCCAAAATGAAGCACTTGATTTCTTATCACTGAAGCCACGCTGGTCAAAATGCAGTTAGTGGACAGTTGCACCTTGGCTTAACCAGACCCAGAGGAAACGGAACCAGAGAAATGATGGGACAAATACATGTGATCTGTCTTCCTCCATATTAACTTTCATTAACATACTCCTGCTAGGTTTAAAAAGCACCAATAAATCATTTAGTAGAATACTCAAATGTGTTTGTACATATTGCAAAAGAACTTTGTTCAAAACAAATTTGTAAATAGCTTGACAATTTAAAAGATCAGttaaaaaatgtcaaattttATTATACCAAATGTTAAAGATCTTTTAATTGGAATTATAAATAGTCAAAATGTTTCTGCAATATAAATCAGACTGGACAAATATTCTAAGTTAGTCTCAGTTAATTAGAAACAGTACAGCTGTAGATTTGTTCAACATGTGTTCTTACACTGGACCTGTGTTCATATAGGCTCTGCCACCAAAAAGTCGACTGCCCATTTTAGGTTAATTCTTTCATTTATGTTTCCACTTTGTCCTTATAAACCAAATGTTCCTCCTGCTGATGAAGGTCATTACTTCCACTCTTCCTCTGCAGACAAAAGTGAGATATAGCAACCtacacaagaaaagaaaaaactaaGACTAAGAAGGTTGTTCCTCATTGTCAAGTAAATCACGCATTAAATTAACTTTAAAAGAACAACATCCACCGTAAGTACATGACATTATCTGTATGAGTAAAACTTACTTTTAGGAGATTTGGATCTGGTTGCTATGGAAATGGCCTATCTCGTCTGAGATACACGGTGTTGGTTCCCAGCAGACAGGACGAG carries:
- the LOC114845751 gene encoding X-linked retinitis pigmentosa GTPase regulator-like isoform X3 — encoded protein: MAGETEDEIPESGAAFTFGKSKFADNIPTKFWLKNDAPLKISCGDEHTALITKDGKLIMFGINNWGQLGVGSKLTVNKPTCVKALKSEKVRLVACGRNHTVIYTAQGNVYASGGNGEGQLGLGDCEERTTFQKVDFFNSRGPIRMLAAGSNTSAALTESGQLFMWGDNAEGQIGLGKESHTCLPQELSVGQPISWVSCGYYHSALVTVAGALYTFGERDSGKLGLGTDQLPGHRVPQLVKSIKEPVTQVACGGGHTVALTDNGVYTFGSGQFGQLGHGTFIFESRLPRRVEHFRKGRVGQVSCGENHTAVITDGGLLYTFGDGRHGKLGLGEENFTNQFQPMLCSRFLEFNVQSASCGGCHMVVLARRRDLSCARVTLEEDDTTEDYLEKPYVELLGNTVDSSTLQRDSSARVRRRERERSPDHIGAMSHTLPSTTAGYIHPPLPVLHQTVPLKRPPPEPNHRERLNSTHLQGKAESNYEEQTVCDTDGVVNDLNDTDSIKDLGETTDFLNMTHVMKVDPEDKTLTLSPVQKRKSKHGKDSDRQDKTESRLFHPSTSHQDKTVNL
- the LOC114845751 gene encoding X-linked retinitis pigmentosa GTPase regulator-like isoform X1, whose protein sequence is MAGETEDEIPESGAAFTFGKSKFADNIPTKFWLKNDAPLKISCGDEHTALITKDGKLIMFGINNWGQLGVGSKLTVNKPTCVKALKSEKVRLVACGRNHTVIYTAQGNVYASGGNGEGQLGLGDCEERTTFQKVDFFNSRGPIRMLAAGSNTSAALTESGQLFMWGDNAEGQIGLGKESHTCLPQELSVGQPISWVSCGYYHSALVTVAGALYTFGERDSGKLGLGTDQLPGHRVPQLVKSIKEPVTQVACGGGHTVALTDNGVYTFGSGQFGQLGHGTFIFESRLPRRVEHFRKGRVGQVSCGENHTAVITDGGLLYTFGDGRHGKLGLGEENFTNQFQPMLCSRFLEFNVQSASCGGCHMVVLARRRDLSCARVTLEEDDTTEDYLEKPYVELLGNTVDSSTLQRDSSARVRRRERERSPDHIGAMSHTLPSTTAGYIHPPLPVLHQTVPLKRPPPEPNHRERLNSTHLQGKAESNYEEQTVCDTDGVVNDLNDTDSIKDLGETTDFLNMTHVMKVDPEDKTLTLSPVQKRWSKGNDEEDEAEIDEDEDNNQEVEEAEDKQTSAETVMLRDSAEKAAEERQSAKPEGLNEELVPDGEQQADMSEQPTAESSPNPTDGRDGTDSNSQSGSKMRFLFRRLSFTKPRQTKGKDQTRDAEGTVRGNAAGQREPLPHTPSRNRSIKSNRAHQQSHSGTCTIV
- the LOC114845751 gene encoding X-linked retinitis pigmentosa GTPase regulator-like isoform X2, with amino-acid sequence MFGINNWGQLGVGSKLTVNKPTCVKALKSEKVRLVACGRNHTVIYTAQGNVYASGGNGEGQLGLGDCEERTTFQKVDFFNSRGPIRMLAAGSNTSAALTESGQLFMWGDNAEGQIGLGKESHTCLPQELSVGQPISWVSCGYYHSALVTVAGALYTFGERDSGKLGLGTDQLPGHRVPQLVKSIKEPVTQVACGGGHTVALTDNGVYTFGSGQFGQLGHGTFIFESRLPRRVEHFRKGRVGQVSCGENHTAVITDGGLLYTFGDGRHGKLGLGEENFTNQFQPMLCSRFLEFNVQSASCGGCHMVVLARRRDLSCARVTLEEDDTTEDYLEKPYVELLGNTVDSSTLQRDSSARVRRRERERSPDHIGAMSHTLPSTTAGYIHPPLPVLHQTVPLKRPPPEPNHRERLNSTHLQGKAESNYEEQTVCDTDGVVNDLNDTDSIKDLGETTDFLNMTHVMKVDPEDKTLTLSPVQKRWSKGNDEEDEAEIDEDEDNNQEVEEAEDKQTSAETVMLRDSAEKAAEERQSAKPEGLNEELVPDGEQQADMSEQPTAESSPNPTDGRDGTDSNSQSGSKMRFLFRRLSFTKPRQTKGKDQTRDAEGTVRGNAAGQREPLPHTPSRNRSIKSNRAHQQSHSGTCTIV